The following are encoded in a window of Burkholderiales bacterium genomic DNA:
- the arsC gene encoding arsenate reductase (glutaredoxin) (This arsenate reductase requires both glutathione and glutaredoxin to convert arsenate to arsenite, after which the efflux transporter formed by ArsA and ArsB can extrude the arsenite from the cell, providing resistance.), translating into MPKAQITIFHNPRCGKSRGALALLRDRGIEPEIIEYLQTPPTKAELKSVLNKLGLKPEQIVRKGEDVYKRKYAGKQLSDEQWLDALVRDPILIERPIVVKGDKAVLARPPERVIELL; encoded by the coding sequence ATGCCGAAGGCACAGATCACCATCTTCCACAACCCGCGTTGCGGGAAGAGCCGCGGCGCGCTCGCCTTGCTGCGCGACAGAGGCATCGAACCGGAAATCATCGAATACCTGCAGACCCCACCGACCAAGGCGGAGCTGAAGAGCGTTCTGAACAAGCTCGGTCTGAAACCCGAGCAGATCGTGCGCAAAGGCGAGGACGTCTACAAGCGGAAGTATGCCGGCAAGCAGTTAAGCGATGAGCAATGGCTCGATGCCCTGGTCAGGGACCCCATCCTCATCGAGCGGCCGATCGTCGTCAAAGGCGACAAGGCGGTACTGGCTCGCCCGCCTGAAAGAGTGATCGAGCTGCTCTAG
- the pepN gene encoding aminopeptidase N gives MDMLTPSARIVYLKDYTPPAFLIPSIDLDIDLREDFARVSATLAVERNPRAAARAGALVLDGEDLVLESIAIDGRALEAGRFELNAEHLTIGDVPDRFTLSTTVRIRPKDNTRLMGLYASKDGYFTQCEAQGFRRITYFVDRPDVMTRYRTTIHADKARYPVLLSNGNPVARGEERSGRHWARWEDPFPKPCYLFAMVAARLDKLEDSFTTASGRKVRLYIFVEPGKLDQCGFAMQALKSAMKWDEDVFGLEVDLDHYMIVAVGDFNMGAMENKGLNIFNTKYVLARPDIATDADFMFLDRVVAHEYFHNWTGNRVTCRDWFQLSLKEGLTVFRDQEYGADRYSRPVQRIQEVRSLRAVQFPEDAGPMAHPVRPQSYMEISNFYTATVYEKGAEVVRMIHTLLGPGNFRKGMDLYFQRHDGQAVTTDDFVQAMQDASGVDLTQFKRWYDYAGTPVLDVTSSHDPLARRYVLTVKQSRPTATAPDLPFHIPFALGLVGEDGNDLPLRLEGESKPAGTTRVLSLRESEQRFVFLDMPQAPVPSLLRGFSAPVIVKYDYDERALTHLMAHDSDAFNRWEAGQRLAANIILRACASLHGGIEPQFPDGFFQAFERVLAEAGRDPAFAAEALALPSEGYLAEQMDEVDPDTLHRARNALRRAIARRLKGELLLAYEAFAVAGPYSPDPKSAGLRALRNLCLSYLMEEPDQAVRALCLRQFDHSDNMTDVMAALAALANTECEEREGALERFYAKWKEEPLVVDKWLAVQAGSRLPETLDRVRRLTEHPAFDRKNPNKVYALIRSFGTNHVRFHAADGAGYAFMAEQVIALDPINPQVAARLARAFDRWRKFDLGRQRHARAALERILNAPALSRDTTEVVSRALS, from the coding sequence ATGGACATGCTCACGCCTTCCGCCCGTATCGTCTATCTCAAGGACTACACGCCGCCGGCGTTCCTGATTCCCTCGATCGACCTGGACATCGACCTGCGCGAAGATTTCGCGCGGGTGTCGGCCACGCTCGCCGTGGAGAGAAATCCAAGAGCGGCGGCTCGCGCAGGAGCGCTCGTGCTCGACGGGGAGGACCTGGTGCTCGAGTCGATCGCGATCGACGGCCGGGCGCTGGAAGCCGGCCGCTTCGAGTTGAATGCCGAGCACCTGACGATTGGCGACGTCCCCGATCGCTTCACCCTTTCCACCACGGTGCGCATCCGGCCGAAGGACAACACGCGGTTGATGGGCTTGTACGCGTCGAAGGACGGCTATTTCACGCAGTGCGAAGCGCAAGGGTTCAGGCGCATCACCTACTTTGTGGACCGGCCGGACGTGATGACGCGCTACCGCACCACGATCCACGCCGACAAGGCACGCTATCCGGTGCTGCTGTCGAACGGCAACCCGGTCGCGCGTGGCGAAGAGCGCTCAGGCCGGCACTGGGCACGCTGGGAAGATCCCTTCCCCAAGCCCTGCTATCTGTTCGCCATGGTGGCGGCCCGGCTGGACAAGCTCGAGGACAGCTTCACCACTGCGTCCGGGCGCAAGGTCAGGCTCTACATCTTCGTCGAGCCGGGCAAGCTCGATCAGTGCGGTTTCGCGATGCAGGCGCTCAAGAGCGCCATGAAATGGGACGAAGACGTGTTCGGCCTGGAGGTGGATCTCGATCACTACATGATCGTCGCCGTCGGCGACTTCAACATGGGTGCGATGGAGAACAAGGGGCTGAACATCTTCAACACGAAGTACGTGCTGGCGCGGCCGGACATCGCCACCGACGCCGACTTCATGTTCCTGGACCGCGTGGTCGCGCACGAGTACTTCCACAACTGGACCGGCAACCGGGTGACCTGCCGCGACTGGTTTCAGCTGTCGCTGAAGGAGGGTCTCACCGTGTTTCGCGACCAGGAATATGGCGCTGATCGCTACTCGCGGCCGGTACAGCGCATCCAGGAGGTGCGCTCGCTGCGCGCGGTGCAGTTTCCCGAGGACGCGGGTCCGATGGCCCATCCGGTGCGCCCGCAGTCCTACATGGAGATCAGCAACTTCTACACCGCGACCGTCTACGAAAAGGGTGCGGAAGTCGTGCGCATGATCCACACGCTGCTGGGACCGGGGAACTTCCGCAAGGGCATGGATCTGTATTTTCAGCGGCACGACGGCCAGGCGGTCACTACCGACGACTTCGTCCAGGCGATGCAGGACGCCTCCGGCGTGGATCTCACGCAATTCAAGCGCTGGTACGACTACGCCGGCACGCCGGTGCTCGACGTGACCTCGAGCCACGACCCGCTCGCTCGGCGCTACGTGCTGACCGTCAAGCAGTCCAGACCGACGGCGACGGCGCCCGATCTGCCGTTTCACATTCCGTTTGCGCTGGGACTGGTCGGTGAGGACGGCAACGACCTCCCGCTGCGCCTGGAGGGGGAGAGCAAGCCGGCGGGAACGACCCGGGTGCTTTCGCTGAGAGAGAGCGAACAGCGCTTCGTTTTCCTCGACATGCCGCAGGCGCCGGTTCCTTCCCTGCTGCGTGGCTTTTCCGCCCCGGTGATCGTGAAGTACGACTACGACGAGCGCGCGCTCACGCACCTGATGGCGCACGACTCCGACGCCTTCAACCGCTGGGAAGCTGGACAGCGTCTCGCGGCCAACATCATCCTGCGCGCCTGCGCCAGCCTGCATGGCGGAATCGAGCCGCAGTTTCCGGACGGATTCTTCCAGGCATTCGAGCGCGTGCTGGCCGAGGCCGGGCGCGATCCGGCCTTTGCCGCCGAGGCCCTCGCATTGCCCTCGGAAGGCTATCTCGCCGAGCAGATGGACGAGGTCGATCCCGACACCCTGCATCGGGCGCGCAATGCGCTGCGCCGGGCCATCGCTCGGCGCCTGAAAGGCGAGCTGCTTCTCGCCTACGAGGCGTTCGCGGTGGCCGGGCCCTACAGTCCGGATCCGAAAAGCGCCGGACTGCGTGCCTTGCGCAACCTTTGCCTCTCCTATCTCATGGAAGAGCCCGACCAGGCGGTCCGCGCGCTGTGCCTCAGGCAGTTCGACCACTCGGACAACATGACCGACGTGATGGCCGCGCTCGCCGCGCTCGCCAACACCGAATGCGAAGAACGCGAGGGCGCGCTGGAGCGCTTCTACGCGAAGTGGAAGGAGGAGCCGCTGGTGGTCGACAAGTGGCTGGCGGTGCAGGCCGGCTCGCGGCTTCCCGAGACGCTGGACAGAGTCCGCCGCCTCACAGAGCATCCGGCGTTCGACCGGAAGAACCCCAACAAGGTCTACGCGCTGATCCGCTCGTTCGGCACCAACCACGTGCGTTTCCACGCGGCCGACGGCGCCGGCTACGCGTTCATGGCCGAGCAGGTGATCGCGCTCGATCCGATCAATCCGCAGGTGGCGGCCCGTCTTGCCCGCGCGTTCGACCGCTGGAGAAAATTCGACCTCGGACGGCAACGGCACGCCCGCGCAGCGCTCGAGCGCATCCTGAATGCGCCCGCTCTGTCCAGGGACACGACCGAGGTCGTGAGCCGCGCGCTGTCATGA
- a CDS encoding DUF2917 domain-containing protein translates to MREAIRHALYLNTGSVLKVCNGNRLRVEVTEGQAWITQEGDLRDHVLQAGQSWRIDRDGLTLIQALMPSRLALLAVRDRDRPEPKATFSLVLSGAI, encoded by the coding sequence ATGAGAGAAGCCATTCGTCACGCGTTGTACCTCAACACCGGCAGCGTTCTCAAGGTGTGCAACGGCAACAGACTGCGCGTCGAGGTCACGGAAGGGCAGGCCTGGATTACCCAGGAGGGCGACCTGCGCGATCACGTGCTTCAGGCAGGGCAGAGTTGGCGCATCGACCGCGACGGTTTGACGCTGATCCAGGCGTTGATGCCGTCGCGTCTGGCACTGCTCGCGGTCCGTGATCGCGATCGTCCGGAACCGAAAGCCACCTTCTCGCTGGTGCTGTCAGGTGCGATCTGA
- a CDS encoding OsmC family protein codes for MTTQQAMKADDRVNGIDVDRLQGTIEAIKAAPALARFTFRAANRWMKGGHSRTSIQGFWGAGAYNERESFVIDSAEPGLILGGDEAPNPFEYILHALLACLTTTFVYHAALRGVRVQAVESRIEGDLDLHGFLGLREDIPRGFHEIRATLRVRADCAEPKLRELVQLAQQRSPVFEMMTSAVRLSLTCEVM; via the coding sequence ATGACCACACAGCAAGCGATGAAAGCCGATGACCGCGTCAACGGTATCGACGTGGACCGGTTGCAGGGCACGATCGAGGCCATCAAGGCCGCGCCCGCGCTCGCCCGATTCACGTTTCGGGCCGCCAACCGCTGGATGAAAGGCGGACACAGCCGCACCAGCATTCAGGGGTTCTGGGGCGCAGGTGCCTACAACGAGCGGGAAAGTTTCGTGATCGACAGCGCCGAACCCGGCCTGATCCTGGGCGGGGACGAGGCGCCCAACCCGTTCGAGTACATCCTGCACGCACTGCTGGCCTGCCTGACCACGACGTTCGTCTATCACGCCGCCCTGCGCGGGGTGCGCGTCCAAGCCGTCGAGTCGCGGATCGAGGGTGACCTGGATCTGCACGGATTCCTCGGTTTGCGCGAAGACATCCCACGAGGTTTCCACGAGATCCGCGCGACGCTTCGCGTCAGGGCGGATTGCGCGGAGCCGAAGCTGCGCGAACTCGTGCAACTCGCGCAGCAACGCTCGCCAGTGTTCGAAATGATGACATCGGCCGTTCGTTTATCGCTGACCTGCGAGGTCATGTAA
- a CDS encoding isoprenylcysteine carboxylmethyltransferase family protein, which translates to MKRVLVFGYGVASYAVFFLTFLYACGWVGNLFVPKALDGEPTVSFVQALLTNVMLLGVFALQHSVMARPAFKRWWTKVIPEAAERSTYVLFSSLALILLFWGWQPMGGVVWDLQDPLWRAIAYSLFGFGWGLVLVTTFLINHFDLFGLRQAWLYLRGRQYTPLRFVTPGPYRLVRHPLYVGWLFAFWATPTMTAAHLLFAIGTTAYILIAIQLEERDLVAAHGEDYENYRRRVPMLLPRLFGRGGRSPAQA; encoded by the coding sequence ATGAAGCGAGTATTGGTGTTTGGCTACGGCGTGGCCAGCTACGCCGTGTTCTTTCTGACGTTCCTGTACGCCTGCGGATGGGTCGGCAACCTGTTCGTCCCGAAGGCGCTGGATGGCGAGCCGACTGTGTCGTTCGTTCAGGCGTTGCTGACCAACGTAATGCTGCTTGGCGTGTTCGCGCTCCAGCACAGCGTCATGGCGCGGCCGGCGTTCAAACGCTGGTGGACGAAGGTGATCCCCGAAGCGGCCGAACGGAGCACATACGTGCTGTTCTCGAGCCTCGCGCTGATCCTTCTGTTCTGGGGATGGCAGCCGATGGGCGGCGTGGTGTGGGACCTCCAGGATCCGCTCTGGCGCGCGATCGCGTATTCGCTGTTTGGCTTCGGCTGGGGTCTCGTCCTGGTGACCACGTTCCTCATCAATCACTTCGACCTGTTCGGGCTGCGCCAGGCGTGGCTCTACCTGCGCGGCCGGCAGTACACGCCGCTGCGCTTCGTCACACCGGGTCCGTACCGACTGGTCCGGCATCCCCTCTACGTGGGCTGGCTGTTCGCCTTCTGGGCTACGCCCACGATGACGGCGGCGCACTTGCTGTTCGCGATCGGCACCACGGCCTACATCCTGATCGCGATCCAGCTTGAAGAGCGGGATCTGGTCGCGGCCCACGGCGAGGATTACGAGAACTACCGCCGGCGCGTGCCGATGCTCCTGCCGCGCCTGTTCGGAAGGGGCGGGCGAAGCCCTGCGCAAGCGTAG
- a CDS encoding sigma 54-interacting transcriptional regulator, whose amino-acid sequence MNQSTLAEQKRSDEHAALRHIVEGTSAVTGEQFFTELVRNLAAALGVCGAWVTEYLARERRLRAFAFLINGQWRPGYEYPLDGTPCAPVIEGGELVHFPDRIVELFPEDHGLARIGAVSYMAMPLFDTNGTVMGHLGVLDNKPMPRSTLNEGLLRIFAARATAEVRRMRAEASLRESRDKLSRLVASAMDAIIEIDQDLVITLANPAAEKIFRCKAQEMAGRPLAEFLSDAGREKLKTLVHELALHAQGRRYLWIPGGLSMHPCDGGEEFPAEATLSCSEAQGRLFYTLILRDVNERIAAEHKIRSLTDEAAYLREELRSLKGFEEIVGRSEALLRALHDVQQVAPTDSTVLILGETGTGKELFARAVHAASPRAEHALITVNCAAIPAQLMESEFFGHERGAFTGATARREGRFALADRGTIFLDEIGELSLELQAKLLRVLQEGEFEPVGSSRTRKVDVRVLAATNRDLLQLVKEGRFREDLYYRLNVFPIRIPPLRERAEDIVLLASAFAARFAKRMGRAILPLTPDQARRLCAYQWPGNVRELHNVIERAVITSRDGSLNLDRALPEVAAVVARPGESPTEDGRVYTMQELEALERENIRRALETCDWRIAGDRGAARLLGINPSTLASRVKALGIERPR is encoded by the coding sequence ATGAATCAATCCACGCTCGCCGAGCAGAAGCGCTCCGATGAACACGCCGCTCTGCGGCACATCGTCGAAGGCACTTCCGCCGTGACGGGCGAGCAGTTCTTCACCGAGCTGGTGCGCAACCTCGCGGCCGCACTCGGCGTGTGCGGCGCCTGGGTCACCGAATATCTTGCGCGCGAGCGCCGTCTGCGCGCCTTTGCTTTCCTCATCAACGGCCAGTGGCGTCCCGGCTACGAGTATCCGCTGGACGGTACGCCATGCGCCCCGGTGATCGAGGGGGGCGAACTGGTGCACTTTCCCGACCGGATCGTCGAGCTGTTTCCAGAAGACCATGGCCTGGCCAGGATCGGCGCCGTGAGCTACATGGCCATGCCACTGTTCGACACCAACGGGACCGTGATGGGACACCTCGGCGTGCTGGACAACAAGCCCATGCCCCGCAGCACGTTGAACGAAGGCCTGCTGCGGATTTTCGCCGCGCGCGCCACCGCCGAGGTGCGACGCATGCGCGCCGAAGCCAGCCTTCGCGAAAGCAGGGACAAGCTGAGCCGGCTGGTCGCGAGCGCCATGGACGCCATCATCGAGATCGATCAGGATCTCGTCATCACCCTGGCCAATCCGGCCGCGGAGAAGATCTTCCGCTGTAAGGCGCAGGAGATGGCAGGCCGGCCGCTCGCCGAATTCCTCTCCGATGCCGGCCGCGAGAAGCTCAAGACCCTGGTGCACGAGCTCGCATTGCACGCGCAGGGCCGCCGCTACCTCTGGATCCCCGGTGGGCTGAGCATGCACCCCTGCGACGGTGGCGAAGAGTTCCCCGCGGAAGCCACGCTTTCCTGCTCCGAGGCGCAGGGCAGGCTCTTCTACACGCTCATCCTGAGGGACGTCAACGAGCGCATTGCCGCCGAGCACAAGATCCGCAGCCTGACCGACGAAGCGGCCTATCTGCGCGAGGAACTGCGTTCGCTGAAGGGCTTCGAGGAGATCGTCGGCCGCAGCGAGGCGCTGCTGCGCGCGCTGCACGATGTGCAGCAGGTGGCGCCCACGGATTCGACCGTGCTCATCCTGGGCGAGACCGGAACCGGAAAGGAGCTCTTCGCGCGCGCCGTTCACGCAGCCAGTCCTCGCGCCGAGCATGCGCTGATCACCGTGAACTGTGCCGCGATTCCGGCGCAGCTGATGGAGAGCGAATTCTTCGGGCACGAGCGCGGAGCCTTTACCGGCGCGACCGCGCGGCGCGAGGGCCGCTTTGCGCTCGCGGACCGGGGAACGATCTTCCTCGACGAGATCGGTGAGCTGTCGCTCGAACTGCAGGCCAAGCTGCTCAGGGTGCTGCAAGAAGGCGAGTTCGAGCCGGTTGGCAGTTCGCGGACCCGAAAGGTCGACGTGCGGGTGCTCGCGGCCACGAACCGGGATCTGCTGCAACTGGTCAAGGAAGGCAGGTTCCGCGAAGACCTGTACTACCGGCTCAATGTCTTTCCGATCCGCATCCCGCCGTTGCGCGAGCGCGCTGAGGACATTGTCCTGCTCGCCAGCGCATTCGCGGCCCGCTTCGCCAAACGCATGGGGCGGGCGATTCTGCCGCTGACGCCGGATCAGGCGCGGCGGCTGTGCGCCTACCAGTGGCCCGGCAACGTGCGCGAGCTGCACAACGTCATCGAGCGTGCGGTCATCACGTCGCGCGACGGAAGTCTGAACCTCGACCGTGCCTTGCCGGAGGTCGCTGCGGTCGTTGCCCGCCCGGGCGAATCGCCGACCGAAGATGGCCGCGTCTACACGATGCAGGAACTGGAGGCGCTCGAGCGCGAGAACATCCGGCGCGCCCTGGAAACCTGCGATTGGCGCATCGCTGGAGACCGCGGCGCCGCCCGGTTGCTCGGCATCAATCCCTCCACGCTCGCCTCGAGAGTCAAGGCGCTCGGCATCGAGCGGCCGCGCTGA
- a CDS encoding hemerythrin domain-containing protein, protein MPLIEWSDSLAVDRGVIDDTHREFVALLNALAEADENGALEALDAFLAHSEAHFGQESRWMEELAYGAAQCHRDEHETVLVIAREVRRRVAAGEGGTDLVRFLAAAVAQWFENHAASMDTVLALYMKEHGYTPLPG, encoded by the coding sequence ATGCCCCTCATCGAATGGAGCGACAGCCTGGCGGTCGATCGAGGGGTGATCGACGACACGCACCGGGAATTCGTCGCGCTGCTCAACGCGCTCGCGGAAGCCGACGAGAACGGTGCCTTGGAGGCGCTCGACGCGTTTCTGGCGCACTCCGAGGCGCACTTCGGACAGGAGAGCCGCTGGATGGAAGAACTGGCCTACGGCGCGGCCCAGTGCCATCGCGACGAACACGAAACCGTGCTGGTGATCGCGCGCGAAGTGCGGCGGCGCGTCGCGGCCGGCGAAGGCGGCACGGACCTGGTCCGGTTTCTGGCTGCGGCGGTCGCCCAGTGGTTCGAGAACCACGCCGCCTCGATGGATACCGTGCTCGCCCTGTACATGAAGGAGCACGGCTACACGCCGCTTCCCGGATAA